A stretch of the Theileria equi strain WA chromosome 1, complete sequence genome encodes the following:
- a CDS encoding hypothetical protein (encoded by transcript BEWA_034610A): protein MYYQLFLCTVAIFGSISTSHSDPLNQRAKEEQALPRDTSISASDDYDHLELLKLTEFRQRHRKTINGALCAAAFIRNGNKFTDCTVTEAPDGSVGREWCYVEVQLIGTGARDWDFCAGVVDYDVLRDKAESLSRLRAMELEYAVRSLATEEKRLDGTVSKFDEVCGNEGSNLSPEISRIEIAIRGIERAVDQLKVNSASLGTLANHLHTLEDEVAASRKSAINNRKNCSIIRGYDEYDKEPDGLRASYYDNPYFRGYPQGFMDHPNINIIWEDFVPISGIPHESFSVRIEGYLRIPTTDVYTFYLKSDCNIRFFMDDEVIMSQGLDPNSDGALGPIVTLPLDGRKTTNVFLKSNPVHLTGGKRYPIILEYSHQKVLKYFNSDIAKIILSWSSVNRDEEVIPPECFFKGSGQSNSVTVSGLKGEYYTLAILENGAQAFHGTPYFLIADVPTKLVGTRMIRMPTKPPEPTISCFISNDAFFYVAIPTNSPYIPTTEDGTPFEKTSDLISVYGVGNYCTTATTQNEFTLYLKRYNKGNVTINIPYITSAIVFITPSIVNGICRGDISVLRFKPTDKCVASSYNSDSNTCENGFGNGTEDEDANGWITKNGNTTGEFITRWFEEMIELRYFHFKPKGALKATTVTFTFPDGSSEDFDLSDQLRYEFGTYRMVDQLRIEIKNVEEIEEAESTTGGIFTLFGIECKDLYSNTTDQPSSIDISFCADGTCNNGSNVSIVDSGATQSVHHGLYYGWDKRAKSDQCSYNTDVTAEKVLQNMNGLLLYDNKWSVDAPSHGKYRIKITVANLCNDSPNTTLTINGYSVLSGERLDRGQTLTVGLYIP, encoded by the exons ATGTACTATCAACTTTTTCTTTGCACAGTTGCAATTTTTGGAAGTATATCCACATCGCACTCAGATCCTCTAAACCAAAGGGcaaaagaagaacaagCTCTACCAAGAGATACCTCTATATCAGCATCAGACGATTATGATCACTTGGAACTGCTG AAACTAACAGAATTCCGCCAAAGACACAGAAAAACTATAAATGGAGCTCTCTGTGCTGCAGCTTTCATCAGAAATGGTAATAAATTCACCGATTGTACCGTAACAGAAGCTCCGGATGGATCTGTCG GAAGGGAATGGTGTTATGTAGAAGTTCAATTAATAGGAACAGGGGCTAGGGACTGGGATTTTTGCGCTGGAGTCGTTGATTATGACGTACTGAGAGATAAGGCAGA ATCCTTGTCCCGATTAAGAGCTATGGAGTTGGAATATGCTGTAAGGAGTTTGGCGACTGAGGAAAA GCGCTTAGACGGAACGGTGTCAAAATTCGATGAAGTCTGTGGAAACGAAGGATCAAATCTGAGTCCAGAAATCTCTCGTATAGAGATAGCTATAAGAGGTATAGAAAGAGCTGTAGATCAGCTAAAGGTTAACAGTGCTTCGTTGGGAACACTGGCAAACCATTTACACACTTTGGAAGATGAAGTTGCTGCCTCCAGAAAGAGCGCTATAAACAATAGGAAGAACTGTTCAATAATTCGCGGCtatgatgaatatgatAAAGAACCAGATGGTTTAAGGGCAAGTTATTATGATAATCCTTATTTCCGTGGATATCCTCAAGGTTTTATGGATCACCCTAATATAAATATTATTTGGGAAGACTTTGTTCCTATTTCTGGAATACCACATGAATCCTTTTCAGTTCGTATAGAGGGATATTTGAGGATACCTACAACTGatgtctacacattttatttgAAAAGTGACTGTAATATACGATTTTTTATGGACGATGAAGTCATAATGTCTCAAGGGTTGGATCCAAACTCTGATGGAGCTTTGGGGCCTATTGTTACACTTCCTCTTGATGGAAGGAAAACCACGaatgtatttttaaaatctaACCCTGTTCACTTAACTGGTGGTAAAAGATACCCTATAATTTTGGAGTATTCACATCAGAAAGTTTTGAAGTATTTTAACTCTGATATCGCAAAGATTATCTTAAGTTGGTCATCCGTAAATAGAGATGAAGAGGTTATTCCACCAGAATGCTTTTTTAAAGGATCTGGCCAAAGCAATTCCGTTACAGTTAGTGGTCTAAAAGGGGAATATTATACACTAGCTATATTGGAGAATGGTGCCCAGGCATTTCATGGTACACCTTACTTTTTAATAGCAGATGTGCCAACCAAACTAGTTGGTACTCGTATGATCAGAATGCCAACAAAACCACCAGAACCTACAATTTCATGTTTTATCTCAAACGATGCATTCTTTTATGTAGCGATCCCAACCAATAGTCCATATATCCCTACTACAGAGGATGGAACTCCCTTTGAAAAAACTAGTGATCTAATATCTGTGTATGGAGTTGGAAATTATTGTACTACTGCAACAACACAAAATGAATTCACACTCTATCTAAAACGTTACAACAAGGGAAATGTAACCATTAACATTCCTTATATCACCTCAGCTATAGTGTTTATAACTCCTTCCATTGTTAACGGTATTTGCAGAGGAGACATTTCTGTGCTGCGTTTCAAACCTACTgacaaatgtgtagcatCTTCATACAATAGTGATTCTAATACATGTGAGAATGGATTTGGAAATGGAactgaagatgaggatgcCAATGGGTGGATAACTAAAAACGGGAACACAACCGGAGAATTTATAACTAGGTGGTTTGAAGAAATGATCGAACTAAGGTACTTCCATTTCAAACCAAAAGGTGCCTTGAAAGCTACAACGGTTACATTCACTTTTCCCGATGGTTCCAGTGAAGACTTTGATTTAAGTGACCAACTACGCTACGAATTCGGTACATACAGGATGGTAGATCAGTTGCGtattgaaattaaaaatgtagaagagATTGAAGAAGCTGAAAGTACCACGGGTGGGATCTTTACATTGTTTGGTATAGAGTGTAAGGATTTGTATTCTAATACCACAGATCAGCCATCTTCTATTGACATTTCCTTCTGTGCAGATGGAACGTGTAATAATGGATCTAATGTCTCGATTGTTGATTCAGGAGCAACTCAGAGCGTACATCATGGTTTATATTACGGATGGGATAAAAGAGCAAAATCAGATCAGTGCTCGTATAATACTGATGTTACGGCAGAAAAGGTGCTGCAAAATATGAATGGACTCTTGTTATATGATAATAAATGGTCCGTTGATGCTCCTTCCCATGGAAAATATAGAATTAAAATTACAGTTGCAAACCTGTGTAATGATAGTCCTAACACAACCCTCACGATAAATGGGTACAGCGTTCTATCG GGAGAAAGACTAGATCGTGGCCAAACGCTAACGGTAGGTCTCTATATACCATGA
- a CDS encoding hypothetical protein (encoded by transcript BEWA_034600A): MEDLKEKSSDGSLHGVKFRYYIPKDENLRKLYKNSLEDYSEIETTVDAQIDECIQNYESEDALSLVRPSRQNWDIKRELNRKRQILSAKTDLAILKLLHENKNKDQVLIQHMAQAEPEDSDDMELE; encoded by the exons ATGGAAGATTTAAAGGAAAAATCCTCCGATGGAAGTCTACACGGAGTTAAATTTCGTTACTACATCccaaaggatgaaaacTTAAGAAAACTCTATAAAAACTCCCTGGAGGACTATTCCGAAATAGAAACTACGGTGGATGCTCAAATTGACGAATGTATACAAAATTATGAGTCAGAG GACGCTTTATCGCTGGTAAGGCCTTCTCGCCAGAATTGGGACATTAAACGTGAATTGAATCGCAAAAGACAGATTTTATCTGCAAAAACTGACCTAGCAATTTTGAAGTTGCTCCACGAAAATAAGAATAAAGACCAAGTTCTCATACAACATATGGCACAAGCGGAACCAGAGGATTCCGATGACATGGAACTTGAATAA
- a CDS encoding signal peptide-containing protein (encoded by transcript BEWA_034580A) — MLPVYVTSLKLLFLVAIFSKTSGFYITSPANYASLPKQRPLFASKNQLKGARKFSRNRPKKKRPSAVYPSPTLYYGNVQDYFGAPPEYLAVPVDSTLNLLRNGPLHELLSILHKGTTGQELSKILSTGSFRLDLSKELGQLKTIAKTMSCDVTSDLVIYLERIINSPEQHEHFIDRFYTLNRLHTFWELRETNRYNRMLKRIFLRLRSIAFKMKNVGIPLKDFTTPELWHKYGVFKTLPNNTMVDNYLSKHRVALKCNIKGLYFRNRETNKISSKFDDPDFISTICSGEGTSEVVCDEEDIEPENHLSPEYIERITMDLKDLKLLSDDCTKLNMSRVDELQRDLDTLDSQKAYAIRDYYLSWKYSDYSVVSSPYILESFVDHRYRTKTLERDLLVKYKGWLRHGAPRHKPKPMNLKYRHLAIWHGLSKNKRRFLAREYVRTLTTK, encoded by the coding sequence ATGTTACCGGTGTACGTCACCTCCCTCAAGCTACTCTTCCTTGTAGCAATATTCAGTAAAACAAGTGGGTTTTACATAACATCTCCGGCTAACTATGCCAGTCTTCCAAAACAGAGGCCGTTATTCGCCTCTAAAAATCAGTTAAAGGGTGCTCGAAAGTTTTCCAGGAATCGCCCGAAGAAGAAACGTCCTTCTGCAGTTTATCCTTCGCCAACTTTGTACTATGGTAATGTTCAGGATTATTTTGGAGCTCCCCCTGAATATTTAGCTGTTCCTGTCGACTCCACTTTGAATCTTTTGAGAAATGGACCATTACACGAGCTTCTCTCGATTTTGCACAAGGGAACAACTGGTCAAGAACTCTCAAAGATACTTTCTACCGGGTCTTTCCGTTTGGATCTCTCTAAAGAACTGGGACAGCTAAAGACTATCGCGAAGACAATGTCTTGCGACGTTACTTCTGACCTCGTTATCTATCTGGAACGTATAATTAACTCTCCGGAACAACATGAACACTTTATAGATCGTTTTTATACTCTAAATCGCTTGCATACGTTTTGGGAATTGAGAGAGACAAATAGATACAATAGGATGCTCAAGCGAATATTTCTAAGGTTGCGTAGCATCGCATTtaaaatgaaaaatgtagGAATCCCGCTGAAAGATTTTACTACTCCTGAACTATGGCATAAGTATGGAGTGTTCAAGACTCTTCCAAACAATACCATGGTAGATAATTATCTTTCTAAACACAGAGTGGCGCTAAAGTGCAATATAAAGGGACTGTATTTCAGAAATCGTGAAACCAAtaaaatatcttcaaaatttgaTGACCCTGATTTCATATCAACAATATGCTCTGGAGAAGGTACTTCCGAAGTTGTCTGTGATGAGGAAGATATAGAACCAGAGAATCACTTATCTCCGGAATATATAGAACGGATTACAATGGATTTAAAGGATTTAAAACTTTTATCTGATGACTGTACGAAATTAAACATGTCGCGTGTAGATGAATTACAGAGGGATTTAGACACTTTAGACTCTCAAAAGGCATATGCTATTAGGGATTACTATCTTTCTTGGAAGTATTCTGATTATTCCGTAGTATCATCTCCATATATACTGGAGTCGTTTGTCGATCATAGATATAGAACAAAGACACTAGAGCGAGATTTgcttgtaaaatataagGGTTGGTTACGACACGGTGCTCCAAGACACAAACCAAAACCTATGAATTTGAAATATCGTCATTTGGCTATCTGGCATGGTTTATCTAAAAACAAGAGACGGTTCCTAGCTAGGGAATATGTTCGCACTTTAACCACTAAATAA
- a CDS encoding hypothetical protein (encoded by transcript BEWA_034590A) codes for MEYTPRPQLRIIPAAEGSTNRDAFSFPRPLNIRGDLEYVTTTATRGTASVANSRLIGSEEPLLFVVHPLSMIRPLRKHVYKKISEVIEMLIANLQLKGLSRDMVLSRLNRTAWFLKLFDCEGIGMLINIFKTYLYSSDTLAVPLSFKDIYEVYKSDMARTYSNEGFRLGTNAEIDNKKAFIVGSIDFTEETIMSTYRVPSDSLNIEHQTASGWRSNHFRNFHQIPVLTESADNLQSSSASNRQFFVSYGNLTLFKSFLPKLKLLLKRKQHHINDLQKGLKAKEKLVAEKQRLLVKKAHKLVYKNIKFKITSFENVLVKMENMFDVEYSDSKYAKSLADLHKNMNLINHFIAKI; via the coding sequence ATGGAATACACACCTCGTCCCCAATTGCGCATTATTCCCGCAGCGGAGGGAAGCACAAATCGCGACGCATTTTCTTTCCCCCGTCCACTAAATATTCGTGGAGATTTGGAATATGTGACTACTACAGCAACTAGGGGGACGGCATCTGTCGCAAATTCCAGACTTATTGGATCAGAGGAACCTTTGCTGTTCGTTGTTCATCCGTTATCAATGATCCGTCCATTGCGCAAACATGTGTACAAGAAAATAAGTGAAGTGATAGAGATGTTGATCGCAAATTTGCAGTTGAAGGGGCTATCTAGGGATATGGTACTGTCTAGGCTAAATAGAACAGCTTGGTTCCTCAAGTTATTCGACTGTGAGGGGATTGGAATGTTGATTAATATATTTAAGACATATCTATATTCCTCCGACACTCTCGCAGTACCCTTGTCATTTAAAGACATTTATGAAGTATATAAGAGTGATATGGCACGAACATATTCCAATGAAGGTTTTAGACTGGGAACGAATGCTGAAATAGATAACAAAAAGGCATTTATTGTAGGAAGTATCGATTTCACTGAGGAAACAATCATGTCAACGTACAGAGTTCCTTCTGATTCTTTAAATATTGAACATCAAACGGCTTCTGGCTGGAGATCAAATCACTTTAGGAATTTTCATCAGATTCCCGTACTAACAGAAAGTGCTGATAATCTCCAGTCTTCTTCAGCTTCTAATCGCCAGTTCTTTGTAAGTTATGGGAATTTAACACTTTTTAAGTCGTTCTTACCGAAACTAAAGCTCCTTCTCAAGAGAAAACAACATCACATTAATGATTTGCAAAAGGGATTAAAGGCAAAAGAGAAACTGGTCGCAGAAAAGCAGAGACTTCTAGTGAAGAAGGCTCATAAACTCGTATACAAGAACATAAAGTTTAAAATTACAAGTTTTGAGAATgttttggtgaaaatggaaaatatgTTTGATGTAGAATATTCAGACTCTAAATATGCAAAATCACTCGCAGATTTACACAAAAATATGAATCTAATAAACCATTTTATtgcaaaaatataa